The stretch of DNA CCGGCCTAGGCGAGACATGAGGGCAAGGAGGGCCAGGAAGCCCAGCAGTCCCAGGAGTAGCAGCAGCCCCGCTCGCTGGAGCAGGGTCAGCGGTCGCTTCCGAGACCCGGCCCGGCTCCTGGGGGGATGAGGGGAACATCAGGTCAGGCCCCAGTCCCTGGTGGCCCCCACGGCCTAGAGACAAGCCCCGGTCACCACCCATTCCTGAACCTCCATCTCCTCGTCTGTGCCTCAGGGATGATCACTCCTGCACTTGCCACCACAGGGCCTTATTGTGCAGCTCAGACCAGCTGAGGCACACGACTGTGTTCTGGAAACTACAACGTGTCAGGCATCGGGGCGAGTTACAAAGATTAGGGGGTCTCAGATCAGGAAGGGGCCTCAAAGAGCCTGAGTCCAAACCTCCTGTGTAGGAGGCACTGAGACAGCCCCAGAGAGAAGCAAACCACAGCTTCTGCTGCACAGCCAAGGCCTCTGCACAGCCCCAGCACCAGGTACTGTCACTCCCCAGAACGAACTCCTTTGGTCATGAAACTGTCCCTCCCAGGGTCTCTGGTTCCCACTCCCTCTCCACCCCTTCCTGGCATTCCGCCCGCCTGACCCTGTGTACCTTAGCAGCTGGGCCAGCCAACCCAAGGCAGGCCGGCGTCGGTACTTGTCATCGTCACAGTCTCCGTGGAGGCCTGGTGTCCGGTCATCATCCCGCGTATCATACACCTTCCTAGGGGCTACAGGGTGGAGCCACTAGTACCAATAGACTCAGGAAAACTGGCCGCTTTGGGGAGGGCTAGGGGGATCACCTGCCCTCCTCAGTCTGACAGAGCATCTCAGAATTGTGTGGAGGTAATGGCTGTGTCTGGATTGAGGAAAGGTTCCTCCAGGTGGGTCTCTCTCAGGATCCTCAAGCTCCCCGTACACAAACCACTCCACCACCCTCTTTCTATCCTTCCGCGGCCTGGATAACTCCCAGGCTCACCATGAGTCAAGGGCTCAGGATTGCCCACGTGGATCACTGTGTGCTGCTCGGGCCGGCCTGGGGAAGCCGGGGGCCGGGGGGCCTGGCTGTAGAAGGCTGGGGCAGCAGAGGCGCTGTCTACCTCCTCTGGTCCAGGGGTACTGCTGGCTGTGGGCGGAAAGAGAGCCATCAGCAGAAGTAGTGGGTAGAGCTCAGgggtacagcatgtgactgtagaCCAAAGGAGCTGTCAGCAGAGCAGGGAGGCTAAAGCCCAGACAGTCGGTGGAAGCCACCACTTACCATTAAAGCTAGACCAGTCAGAGAAGTCAGACGTGTTGAGGGGCTCGGGCTCTGGGCTCACCACCTCATCGATCTGGAGGAAGGAATCTGGGTCACCAGGCTGCCTAGTACTGTCCCCAGCCACCCATCTGGCTCAGGTGGGGCACAGGGCAGACGGATGGTCAGACACACAGAGGGACTCTCACCAGAGGGAGGCCCAGTCCTGCCCGGGCCCAGTTGACCGTGGCCAGCTTCTCTCTCAGTGCGGAGGCCACGGGGCCAGCCAGGTTGGTTGGGGGGAAGATGGGGCCATTGCAGCTGGGGCACTGGTAGCCGGCAGGTGCTGTGTTTCGGGGTAGCTGGGCAGCACGTTCATTGAGGCAGGCCCAGTGAAAGAGATCTTAGGGCCCATGAGACAGGGGAGAAGAGACATGAGGAAGAAGACACTTAGGGCTCTTAGCCTAGCAACAGCCCCCAAACCATTGCAGGACATATGGACACACATGTGTGCCAGAGCCTTCTCCTCCCCGTCCTGTTCCCCAAAACATCAGTCTTCTTGGCTATCACCATCTAAGTTCAGGCAGTGCTACCAAGCTGTCCAGCTCACAGGGGTAAGTTTGGGTGGGAAGAAAACACCACCTCTCCTTTCAGTGGGCTTGCACTCATCATACTCTTTGGGCTAATGGCTAATAATGAACAGTTTCAGAAAAGGTTCCTTGATATACACACAGccacacatatgcatgtacacaTCCCTGGGCACACATGTACATGTGCTTATAAGCACATAATCAAACACAAGTAGCATTCCCTGTATCTACACTATGGGCACAGGAGCCCTCACACATACACATCTATACACTCACAGGTTTGCTAACACTCAGGCACACTCAACCATGCATTCTCTTGCACTCCCACCACACACCTGTGTTCATACATTCACGTACATACATTTACCCATTCATTCACCCCCAAGTACTAATCAACACACTAACACTCATTTAAACACACAATGTACATTAAGTGCCAGCAAgtacacacacgcactcacaagGAGAAACACATATGGAGCTGCCTCTTGCATGAGCCCCTTCAAAAACCAGAGCTAAGGCTCTTACCCCAGATTCAGGTCAAAGTCATGACACATATGTCTGTTGACTTCTTTTAGCTAACTTTAATGTGGGAAACTCACTTCCTCTCTGTTTAGCCTTGGAATCAGTGGTGGATCCTGAATATCTGAAAGCGACATGCCGGTCTGGCTAGCTAATAGTCACGGCCACCAGCATACACATAAGCTTGACTGACTCTCGCTCAAACCTCCAAATTGGCAGGGCTGAATTTTTAGGAAAGAGGAACTAGGAGCTTTAATTTTTAGGAAAGACAGTGAGGCCTAGAAAGGAAGAATAACTTGCCTGAACTTACAGAGCAGGTAAGGAACTTTAATATGACTAGAATCTGGGCTCTGAGACTTGGGGAACTCACTGTCCTGCTGCTTGAGGAGGGCCTGGAAACCAGTCACCAAGCTGGCCCCTGAGGCTGGCCTGATCCCCCCGAGGTGCCAAGGCCTCACCATAGCAGACAAGGCGTGTCGTCTCTCGGCTGGCCAGGGGTATGTTGCACAGGCGGCAATTGGGGTTGTAGTCGCTATCTTGGAGCCACTGCAGGTAGGACTGGACGATGCACTGGAGTGGGAGAGAGATGTCACAACTGGTGCTGGGGCTGCTCGGCCTATCACCCCACGGTCTGACTGTCTCTTTTCTCTAGTCACAGAGGAGACTCATCCTTTCGTTtgttcaatcaatatttattgagcacatactgtgCGCCAGACTCTCTCTTGGGGGCGGGGGATgtatcagtgaacaaaataaaccaaGTCCTTGCCCTTGTGGGGCTTACATTCTAGTGCGGGGTCCCTCATGGATTTGGAGGAAGCCAATACCGCCTTGCCCACCCAGTGCCCTGCTCAGTCGCTCCCCTGAAGGCCCCACCTTGGCGTGATTGGCTACCAGGCAGTGCTCGCAGACGTTGACTCGGTGTTCGAAGCAGAACAGGTTGGTCACCTTTCTCTTGGGGCACTTACAAAGCCCCATGATCGATCCTGGGAAAGGGGCCTGAGTTGGTAGGAAGCCAGGTTCTGGTGGCCACCACTACGCTCTCACCAGCCCAATTTCCACTCTTAACTCCCCCAGACACACCTCTCTTATTCGCCCCGACCCGAGATTTCTGCCCACTGTTCCTCCTTATGCGGGGAAACACCCCCTGCATAAATCCCGCCTCCGGCGACCCCTCAATCCTAGATCCCGCCCCCGGCCAGGCCCCTCCATCAGCGACTCCCCGATATCACCGGCCCCGCCCCCCAGGCCCCTCCTGAGCCCCCCCCCCTCCAAGCCCCGCCCCTTCTCTACAGACCCCAGTCTCTGTGTTTACTGATCGGCCGCTGCACCAGTTCCGAAGGGCGGCAGCGATGCTTCGAGGCGAGGAAGGGCAGGGACCACGCTCTCCAAGGATCTTGCTCCGCACCCTTCAGCCCCGGCCGCCCCGATTATCCCTCCGCTGCCACGTCTCTTCCGGGTGCGGCGCGCCCTGATGACGCCATCGAGCCCCTGGGCCGCGCCTCCGCTGACGCTAGACGTGAAGACGGGTGGAAAAGAGAGGGGGTCCGAGCGCCGCGGACCTCTCGCCCTACGTCACTTCCGCTTCCTTCTCCGCAGGGCGGGTAATTCGAAAGTTTTTAGCAGCGAGTGGCCTTCCCCGTTGGCACGCGCCCGGGGCGGCGGCGCTGGAGGAGCTCGAGACCGAGCCTAGTTATGTCTGGGAGGCGAACGCGGTCCGGAGGAGCCGCTCAGCGCTCCGGTGAGCGGAGGGCGCGCGGGAGACGTGAGGTCGAGCCGTTTGGGGGAGGCAGTCCTGTGAAAGATGGCCCTTCCCTCCCGCTGCTGCCTCCAGAGGAGGCGCCCTTAGAAGGGCTTGTTTGGGAATCTTCTCGCTGTCTCTAGAACCTGTTCTCTGGACTCTAAGGTCTAGAGTCCTCCTCTACTacttaacttttttctctttccagggCCAAGGGCACTATCTCCTGCTAAGCCTCTGCGGAGGTCCCAGCGGAAATCAGGCTCTGAACTCCCGAGCATCCTCCCTGAAATCTGGCCGAAGGTGAGCCCCAGGTTTCTCACTTCCTCCCCTTGTGGCCCCTCACCTAATGTTGAGCTCACGTTCATCCCTCTTCTCCAGACACCCAGTGCGGCTGCAATCAGAAAGCCCATCGTTTTAAAGAAGATCGTGGCCCATGCTGCAGAGGTAAAGGCTAAGGAGGGTGTTGTGGGTGAGTAGGCGGGCGAAACTGGGGGCCAGCTATGAGATCAATTGGTATTGTACCCCGCAGGTCCCAGCTGTCCAGTCACCTCGCAGGAGCTCTAGGGTGAGTTCACTTTCATCTACTTAATTAAGTAGAATCTGGGTCACTCTACAGGTGGACTGCACACATTGGCTGCTCACATCTGCCCAGGGAGCTGTTTTGCAGTACTGCAAAAGCAGTTTGCCTCTGGGCACCTGCATGCATTGCCAGTCTTGAGTACTCCCTCCCTGAAGACTTAATACACTTAACTTTTTATGCCTTGTGTATTTCTACCATTTTCCTGGAACTTCCTGTAAAAGCTGAGCGATGTCTTAACTCCACATACTGCCTTTCTAATCTATTTTGCCCTTAGCTTTCATTTATGGGTGTTCTAAGATAAGTCATGTGTATgacatttttacagttttagcagAAGCTATTATCAAAGGATGTTTCATTAATAGACAATCTG from Piliocolobus tephrosceles isolate RC106 chromosome 13, ASM277652v3, whole genome shotgun sequence encodes:
- the ZFPL1 gene encoding zinc finger protein-like 1 isoform X2; this encodes MVRPWHLGGIRPASGASLVTGFQALLKQQDNLFHWACLNERAAQLPRNTAPAGYQCPSCNGPIFPPTNLAGPVASALREKLATVNWARAGLGLPLIDEVVSPEPEPLNTSDFSDWSSFNASSTPGPEEVDSASAAPAFYSQAPRPPASPGRPEQHTVIHVGNPEPLTHAPRKVYDTRDDDRTPGLHGDCDDDKYRRRPALGWLAQLLRSRAGSRKRPLTLLQRAGLLLLLGLLGFLALLALMSRLGRAAADSDPNLDPLMNPHIRVGPS
- the ZFPL1 gene encoding zinc finger protein-like 1 isoform X1, which codes for MGLCKCPKRKVTNLFCFEHRVNVCEHCLVANHAKCIVQSYLQWLQDSDYNPNCRLCNIPLASRETTRLVCYDLFHWACLNERAAQLPRNTAPAGYQCPSCNGPIFPPTNLAGPVASALREKLATVNWARAGLGLPLIDEVVSPEPEPLNTSDFSDWSSFNASSTPGPEEVDSASAAPAFYSQAPRPPASPGRPEQHTVIHVGNPEPLTHAPRKVYDTRDDDRTPGLHGDCDDDKYRRRPALGWLAQLLRSRAGSRKRPLTLLQRAGLLLLLGLLGFLALLALMSRLGRAAADSDPNLDPLMNPHIRVGPS